Proteins from a single region of Pseudarthrobacter sp. NIBRBAC000502772:
- a CDS encoding multicopper oxidase family protein yields the protein MQPISRRNALLLGGLGVAGTVVGGAGLFWTLTSRPAPVTGGELTQPPDLRSEGGRLDVRLVAGPGRIPLAGLQALALAYNELIPGPTLRLRPGDVLNVRLVNNLDRPTNLHVHGLHVSPQGNGDNVFVSVDPGRTFDYEYRLPAEHPPGVYWYHPHRHGMVADQIFAGLFGAIIVEDPQPIAASRERVLLVSDITLDGLGNIPPVSEMERMMGRQGEFILVNGQSNPQVSVRPGERERGRIVNACVSRYLRLRLDGQQLQLLGIDSGRFQKPVDVEELLLTPGNRADLLVTTAAGDSFLRATYYDRGTMPGMMGSGGPGGPRPEDPNRVALATLHVAGEPIEPLNAVAARAEPDDLRSSPAAAHRQLTLGTGMGMMRFTINGGEFNEARTDTTVAAGSVEEWTLVNTSPMDHPFHLHVWPMQLIEENGQLLDSVVRRDVVNVPSNGQVKVRVAFEDFRGRSVYHCHILDHEDQGMMGVIEVR from the coding sequence GTGCAGCCCATCAGCCGGCGCAACGCTCTGCTGCTGGGCGGACTTGGCGTAGCGGGCACCGTCGTGGGCGGGGCAGGCCTGTTCTGGACACTGACATCCCGGCCCGCCCCCGTCACGGGAGGTGAGCTGACCCAGCCACCGGATCTGCGCAGCGAAGGCGGCCGGCTGGACGTCCGTCTCGTCGCGGGGCCGGGGCGCATACCGCTCGCAGGGCTGCAGGCCTTGGCCCTTGCCTATAACGAGCTGATCCCGGGCCCAACTCTTCGTTTGCGGCCGGGAGATGTCCTGAACGTCCGGCTTGTCAACAACCTGGATCGGCCAACAAACCTGCATGTGCACGGGCTCCATGTCTCCCCGCAGGGCAACGGCGACAATGTCTTCGTGTCCGTGGATCCCGGCAGAACCTTTGACTACGAGTACAGGCTTCCTGCCGAGCACCCGCCGGGCGTGTACTGGTACCACCCGCACCGTCACGGCATGGTCGCCGATCAGATTTTCGCCGGCCTCTTCGGAGCGATCATCGTGGAGGACCCCCAGCCCATTGCGGCCAGCCGGGAACGGGTGCTGCTGGTGTCCGATATCACCTTGGACGGACTGGGCAACATCCCGCCGGTCTCAGAGATGGAACGGATGATGGGCCGCCAGGGCGAATTCATCCTCGTCAACGGTCAAAGCAACCCGCAGGTCAGCGTCCGCCCAGGAGAGCGCGAAAGGGGGCGGATCGTCAATGCGTGCGTGTCCCGCTATCTCCGGCTGCGGCTCGATGGTCAGCAGTTGCAGCTCCTGGGCATCGACTCCGGCCGCTTCCAGAAGCCGGTAGACGTGGAAGAGCTGCTGCTGACACCGGGAAACCGGGCAGACCTACTGGTCACCACGGCCGCCGGTGACTCTTTCCTGCGCGCGACTTACTACGACCGCGGTACCATGCCGGGGATGATGGGTAGTGGCGGACCCGGCGGGCCGCGTCCGGAGGATCCAAACCGAGTCGCCTTGGCGACACTGCACGTAGCCGGCGAACCCATTGAACCCTTGAATGCCGTGGCCGCCCGGGCGGAACCGGATGACCTGAGATCCTCCCCCGCGGCAGCCCACAGGCAGCTGACTCTCGGCACGGGAATGGGCATGATGCGCTTCACCATCAACGGAGGGGAGTTCAACGAGGCCAGAACAGACACAACCGTTGCGGCCGGCAGCGTAGAGGAATGGACGCTGGTCAACACCAGTCCCATGGATCACCCGTTCCACCTCCATGTGTGGCCGATGCAGCTCATCGAGGAAAACGGTCAGCTCCTGGATTCCGTTGTTCGACGGGACGTGGTCAACGTCCCGTCGAACGGGCAGGTGAAGGTCAGGGTGGCTTTCGAGGACTTCAGGGGCCGTTCCGTATACCACTGCCACATCCTCGACCACGAAGACCAGGGAATGATGGGCGTCATCGAAGTTCGTTGA
- a CDS encoding Hsp20/alpha crystallin family protein: MADLMKWFDTRRFPVEMIERLFEGDTVASGIRVEESVEGDTLVVRAELPGIDPDKDVSVTIVDGALEIKAERREKSEQKDKNSYRSEFRYGSFVRRLALPDGVQQEDITASYKDGVLEVRTPVPTAAQQPPARKIEITRG, encoded by the coding sequence ATGGCTGATTTGATGAAATGGTTTGACACCCGGCGCTTCCCCGTCGAGATGATTGAAAGACTTTTCGAAGGTGACACCGTGGCCTCGGGGATCCGCGTCGAAGAATCGGTTGAAGGCGACACCCTCGTGGTCCGGGCCGAACTCCCAGGAATCGATCCGGACAAGGACGTCAGCGTCACCATCGTTGACGGTGCCCTTGAGATCAAGGCCGAGCGCAGGGAGAAGTCCGAGCAGAAGGATAAGAACAGTTACCGCTCGGAGTTCCGCTATGGTTCATTCGTCCGGAGGCTCGCTCTGCCCGACGGCGTTCAACAGGAGGACATCACTGCCTCCTACAAGGACGGGGTGCTGGAGGTCCGGACGCCCGTGCCTACGGCTGCCCAGCAGCCGCCGGCGAGGAAGATCGAGATAACGCGCGGCTAG
- a CDS encoding response regulator transcription factor, protein MNASAASEHEVSSPNTGIGVFILDDHELVRRGLQDLLESEGFVVVGMSGSAAEAARRIPALHPDVAILDARLPDGTGIEVCRDVHSVDETINCLILTSYDDEQALRGAVLAGASGYVLKQIGGSDLIGALRRAARGESLFDVDLKTRIIQGLAEPEKVDPRVASLTPQERRVLELVGEGLTNRQIGERMLLAEKTVKNYVSSLLAKLGFERRTQAAVHMAQHSSPEH, encoded by the coding sequence ATGAACGCCAGTGCAGCATCGGAGCACGAGGTTTCCTCGCCCAACACAGGCATTGGGGTGTTCATCCTGGACGATCATGAACTGGTCCGCCGGGGACTTCAGGACCTCCTGGAGAGCGAAGGGTTCGTCGTCGTTGGCATGTCCGGCTCTGCCGCCGAAGCGGCACGTCGGATTCCGGCACTGCACCCGGACGTGGCAATTCTTGACGCCCGGTTGCCGGACGGGACGGGCATTGAGGTATGCCGCGATGTGCATTCAGTGGACGAAACGATTAATTGCCTGATCCTCACAAGCTACGACGACGAGCAGGCGCTCCGGGGTGCGGTCCTTGCTGGGGCATCCGGGTACGTTCTCAAGCAAATAGGTGGTTCCGACCTGATCGGTGCGCTGCGGCGGGCCGCCCGGGGCGAATCCCTTTTTGACGTCGACCTCAAGACGAGGATTATCCAAGGACTGGCAGAGCCGGAGAAAGTGGACCCGCGAGTTGCATCGCTGACTCCCCAGGAGCGACGGGTCCTGGAGTTAGTGGGTGAAGGCCTGACAAACCGCCAAATCGGCGAACGCATGCTGCTGGCCGAAAAGACAGTGAAGAACTATGTCTCGTCCCTGCTTGCGAAGCTGGGTTTCGAGCGGCGGACGCAGGCCGCGGTCCACATGGCGCAGCATTCCTCCCCTGAGCACTAG
- a CDS encoding universal stress protein, translating into MKAHEVLAGADGSSTSQRAADWAAQRADRLGLRLHLVRVVPEPSNYRLPVQYGEAIAEAQVQLGLERGRVAARHPTLQIITSWQPGEPAPVLNGLSAGAEMVVLGSDRSADSRGERFGSVSFQVAVLCRSPVAVIPAPKAASRTGVVVGIDGTADSEIALKLAAEEADRMGEVLTILHTVSKVLAPADVGGRTQPGYGPKPDPRTLISQAAGSIREHFPALTVSEALESDGAPADVLIRAARQASLLVIGCWGRGGLRKPIGSIAEKVLMQLPCPTIITRPAS; encoded by the coding sequence TTGAAGGCGCATGAAGTCTTGGCTGGAGCTGACGGGTCCAGCACGAGTCAAAGGGCTGCGGACTGGGCTGCGCAGAGGGCGGACCGGCTAGGCCTGCGGCTGCATCTGGTGCGGGTGGTGCCCGAACCCTCGAACTACAGATTGCCGGTGCAATACGGGGAGGCCATTGCCGAGGCGCAGGTGCAGCTGGGCCTTGAGCGCGGCAGAGTGGCCGCGCGGCATCCGACGCTGCAAATCATCACCAGCTGGCAGCCGGGCGAGCCGGCACCGGTGCTGAACGGGTTGTCCGCTGGCGCCGAAATGGTGGTTCTCGGTTCGGACCGTTCAGCAGACAGCCGGGGAGAAAGGTTTGGGTCGGTGAGCTTTCAGGTCGCAGTCCTGTGCCGAAGTCCAGTCGCCGTCATCCCCGCTCCCAAGGCGGCAAGCCGAACAGGGGTGGTGGTTGGCATTGACGGGACGGCTGACTCCGAGATTGCCCTGAAGCTGGCGGCGGAGGAAGCAGACCGGATGGGAGAGGTTCTGACAATTCTGCATACAGTGTCGAAAGTGTTGGCTCCAGCTGACGTAGGCGGCAGAACCCAACCCGGTTACGGCCCTAAGCCTGACCCGCGGACCCTCATTTCACAAGCTGCCGGGAGCATTCGGGAGCACTTTCCGGCGCTGACTGTTTCCGAGGCGCTGGAATCGGACGGCGCTCCCGCCGACGTGCTCATTCGTGCCGCAAGACAAGCAAGCCTATTGGTGATTGGCTGCTGGGGACGGGGCGGACTTCGGAAACCCATCGGATCCATCGCCGAAAAGGTTCTGATGCAGTTGCCTTGTCCCACCATCATCACCCGGCCTGCATCCTAA
- a CDS encoding DUF1508 domain-containing protein: MKGGGHDVGLRDKHGLDLALGLSHAHGDRRLGFAMKDQIEVYTDNAGFFRFRIKSGNGEVIVTSEAYGGKDEALENLESVKNSAASAPVVDLTGS, translated from the coding sequence ATGAAGGGTGGCGGTCATGATGTGGGGCTGCGGGACAAACATGGGCTGGATTTGGCTCTGGGGCTTTCTCATGCTCATGGGGACCGCAGACTTGGTTTTGCCATGAAAGACCAAATTGAGGTTTATACCGACAACGCTGGTTTCTTCAGGTTCAGGATCAAGAGTGGCAACGGGGAGGTCATTGTCACAAGCGAAGCTTACGGTGGTAAAGACGAAGCTCTGGAGAACCTTGAATCAGTGAAGAACAGCGCCGCTTCTGCTCCGGTCGTGGACCTCACCGGATCCTGA
- a CDS encoding GAF domain-containing sensor histidine kinase: protein MSPSNKAVSLNQPIQPTGAGPWLPVPGSRTDERLSDFVDHAGELVSAQQRMQGLLSAVVALAEDLSLEAVLHRVVDSACHLLHAEYGALGVIGSDRALSHFITVGIDEELARKIGPLPTGHGVLGLLIRDPKPLRLHDLSQHPDAYGFPKNHPPMKSFLGVPVRVRDVVFGNLYLTQKRGGDDFTDEDEELAEALAAAAGVAIENAKLYDDARRRTAWLQACMDVTGKMMGDEETLEGLNGGLDLIAARALRESSSDLALILVQEDTSNLYRIAGAAGNLAPQWVGRLLSFDSVEIDTVLATGKAALIEDASSALGGGEGLVAGRLLVIDLSARGTHHGLLVLQRERASGTFSTTDMEMGPVFGSHVTLALELARAHRMREQIAVFSDRDRIARDLHDLVIQRLFAAGLSIQSLRRFITDDSAARTIQTVTAELDETIRELRNTIYSLSDSETGKELLSSRVLQTVRSGTQSLPFVPLLTLTGPIDAIRDEETALNILAVITEGLSNAVRHSGAESIRVSVSVEDGFVCVVIQDNGTGFIVPPPGNGLSNMEYRARTLGGTFEVSSSPETGTALTWRAPVF, encoded by the coding sequence ATGTCTCCATCGAACAAGGCGGTTTCATTGAACCAGCCCATTCAACCTACCGGGGCGGGTCCCTGGCTACCTGTTCCCGGCTCCCGGACGGACGAACGTCTTAGCGACTTTGTTGACCATGCCGGGGAGCTGGTGAGCGCCCAACAGCGGATGCAAGGGCTTCTGAGTGCCGTCGTCGCCTTGGCTGAGGACCTTAGCTTGGAGGCCGTTCTGCACAGGGTGGTCGATTCAGCATGCCACCTCCTTCACGCTGAATATGGAGCCTTAGGAGTGATTGGAAGCGACCGTGCCCTGAGTCATTTCATCACTGTGGGAATAGACGAGGAACTCGCCCGTAAGATCGGCCCGCTCCCTACGGGACATGGCGTTCTGGGTCTGTTGATCCGCGATCCGAAGCCGCTGCGGCTGCACGATCTTAGCCAGCATCCGGATGCCTACGGGTTTCCCAAGAATCATCCGCCGATGAAATCTTTCCTCGGCGTGCCTGTCCGTGTGAGGGACGTTGTTTTCGGCAACCTTTACCTGACCCAAAAGAGGGGCGGCGACGATTTCACGGACGAAGACGAGGAGCTGGCCGAGGCACTTGCCGCGGCCGCCGGCGTCGCCATTGAAAACGCAAAGCTCTATGACGATGCCCGGCGAAGAACCGCATGGCTGCAGGCGTGCATGGATGTGACCGGAAAGATGATGGGCGACGAGGAGACGTTGGAGGGCCTGAACGGGGGACTAGACCTGATCGCCGCAAGGGCACTCCGGGAGTCCAGTTCCGACCTTGCCCTAATCCTGGTCCAGGAGGACACCTCCAACTTGTACCGCATCGCGGGAGCTGCGGGAAACCTCGCTCCGCAGTGGGTTGGACGGCTACTGTCGTTTGACTCTGTCGAAATCGACACCGTCCTGGCTACGGGCAAGGCCGCCTTGATTGAAGACGCATCGTCCGCTCTCGGCGGCGGCGAGGGGCTCGTTGCGGGCAGGCTGCTGGTCATAGACCTCAGCGCCCGCGGTACCCACCACGGGCTCTTGGTTCTCCAGCGTGAACGGGCTTCCGGGACATTCAGCACGACGGACATGGAAATGGGTCCCGTGTTCGGGTCGCATGTGACGCTGGCGCTCGAACTGGCCCGGGCACACCGTATGCGGGAACAGATTGCCGTATTCAGCGACAGGGACCGGATCGCCCGCGACCTCCACGACCTCGTCATTCAGCGCCTGTTCGCAGCGGGGCTCAGCATCCAAAGCCTCCGGCGTTTCATCACCGATGACTCCGCAGCCAGAACGATCCAGACTGTGACCGCCGAACTTGACGAGACCATCCGGGAGCTTCGCAACACCATCTATTCGCTGAGTGACTCCGAGACCGGGAAGGAACTTCTCAGCAGCCGTGTCCTCCAGACGGTACGCAGCGGCACGCAGTCCCTGCCTTTCGTTCCGCTCCTGACACTGACTGGGCCTATCGACGCGATCCGGGACGAGGAAACGGCCCTGAACATTTTGGCTGTCATCACCGAAGGGCTGAGCAACGCTGTCCGCCACTCGGGAGCGGAATCGATCCGCGTTTCGGTTTCCGTGGAGGACGGATTCGTCTGCGTCGTGATCCAAGACAACGGCACGGGATTCATCGTGCCACCGCCTGGCAATGGACTGTCGAACATGGAATACAGGGCCCGGACGCTGGGCGGCACTTTCGAGGTGTCCAGCTCCCCCGAGACGGGAACGGCATTGACCTGGAGGGCTCCAGTTTTTTGA
- a CDS encoding universal stress protein: protein MSDNDHILVGIDGSEYSPAALRLAGRLASALAAPLDVVTCLGFSDFYLPAHLPPGYIDTTAELEAIAKRLMEQAIDRAYGAERPEHLTTAVKVGSPAKVLVEESRNAQMLVVGRRGHGGLFGQLMGSVSAACAAHAHCPVLVVSQEAEEHDATGG, encoded by the coding sequence ATGAGTGATAACGATCACATCCTTGTCGGAATTGACGGTTCCGAATACTCCCCCGCGGCGCTGCGCCTCGCCGGGCGCCTGGCTTCGGCACTGGCCGCACCGTTAGACGTAGTCACTTGCCTGGGCTTCTCCGACTTCTACCTGCCCGCGCACCTGCCTCCGGGTTATATCGATACCACGGCTGAGCTTGAGGCGATCGCCAAACGCCTTATGGAACAGGCCATCGACAGGGCCTATGGCGCGGAGCGCCCAGAACATCTCACGACAGCTGTGAAAGTGGGATCGCCTGCGAAGGTCCTGGTTGAAGAAAGCCGGAACGCCCAAATGCTCGTTGTCGGGCGCCGCGGCCACGGCGGCCTCTTTGGCCAACTCATGGGCTCCGTCAGCGCAGCCTGTGCAGCCCACGCGCACTGCCCTGTGCTGGTGGTCAGCCAGGAGGCCGAGGAACACGATGCCACCGGCGGCTGA
- a CDS encoding zinc-dependent alcohol dehydrogenase family protein has translation MRAWWVEDPGPIASGPLRMGERSDPSPGPGEVLLSVLACGVCRTDLHLAEGDLPPHGSRRIPGHEVVAEVVGLGAGSSRFRPGERVGAAWLARTCGSCRFCRRGSENLCLAPTFTGWDTDGGYAELMTVHQDYAYRIPEAFTDEQAAPLLCAGIIGYRALRSSGLPPGGKLGIYGFGASAHLTAQMAIYEGASVYVMTRSAAAQRLALELGAEFAGPAEADPPELLDAAILFAPAGRLVPIALRALDRGGALAVAGIHLSDIPVLDYQKDLFQERRLRSVTANTRADGREFLALAEQIPLRPTTIPYPWTKADQALLDLSRDRFTGAAVLLRPA, from the coding sequence ATGAGGGCATGGTGGGTTGAGGATCCTGGCCCCATCGCGTCAGGCCCATTGCGGATGGGCGAACGCTCCGATCCGTCCCCGGGGCCGGGCGAGGTGCTGCTCTCTGTACTCGCTTGTGGAGTCTGTCGCACAGATCTCCACCTGGCTGAAGGAGACCTGCCGCCCCATGGCTCCCGCCGGATCCCAGGTCACGAGGTGGTCGCCGAGGTGGTGGGGCTGGGAGCCGGAAGCTCCAGGTTCCGGCCCGGCGAGCGTGTGGGAGCAGCCTGGCTGGCCCGCACGTGCGGCTCCTGCCGTTTCTGCCGTCGCGGGTCCGAGAACCTCTGCCTGGCACCGACATTTACCGGATGGGACACCGACGGCGGCTACGCGGAGCTGATGACCGTCCACCAGGATTACGCGTACCGGATCCCCGAAGCATTTACCGATGAGCAAGCGGCGCCCTTGCTGTGCGCGGGGATCATCGGATACAGGGCGCTTCGTTCGTCCGGCCTTCCACCGGGAGGCAAACTCGGCATTTACGGCTTTGGCGCGTCGGCCCACCTGACGGCACAGATGGCCATCTACGAGGGTGCAAGCGTCTATGTCATGACACGGTCGGCGGCGGCGCAGAGGCTGGCCCTTGAATTGGGGGCGGAGTTCGCCGGGCCCGCTGAAGCCGACCCGCCCGAGCTGTTGGACGCGGCCATTCTCTTCGCTCCTGCGGGCCGGCTTGTACCAATCGCGCTTCGCGCTCTGGACCGCGGAGGTGCCCTCGCCGTCGCCGGCATCCACTTGAGCGACATCCCTGTCTTGGACTATCAAAAGGACCTTTTTCAGGAGCGCCGCCTGCGCAGTGTCACGGCCAACACCAGAGCCGACGGGCGGGAATTCCTCGCACTGGCGGAGCAAATACCGCTACGCCCCACCACTATCCCCTATCCGTGGACAAAGGCAGACCAGGCATTGCTGGACCTGTCCCGGGACCGGTTCACAGGTGCCGCCGTGTTGCTTCGGCCAGCCTGA
- a CDS encoding universal stress protein has translation MARKQPPRIIVGVDGSRTSIEALREAQELAVPLGATVEAWTCWEFPIGYEAYLAMGVDGFARPAEESLEVAVRKAFGPEQPRNVVSRLVHGPARSSLIEASRKALLLVVGRRGHGGFKGQLLGSVSSACVAHAHCPVLVVHAAEKGQHDGSQPSPPVRKTKDLAS, from the coding sequence ATGGCCAGGAAACAGCCCCCACGGATCATTGTTGGAGTTGACGGTTCCCGAACCTCCATTGAGGCTCTTCGGGAGGCGCAAGAACTGGCCGTGCCATTGGGCGCCACGGTCGAGGCATGGACCTGCTGGGAGTTTCCCATCGGCTATGAGGCCTACCTCGCGATGGGAGTTGACGGATTCGCCCGCCCCGCGGAGGAGTCCCTCGAAGTAGCCGTCCGAAAGGCCTTCGGCCCCGAGCAGCCTCGAAACGTGGTCTCCCGGCTGGTGCACGGCCCTGCACGCTCTTCACTGATTGAAGCCAGCAGGAAGGCGCTTCTACTTGTAGTCGGCCGACGGGGACACGGCGGCTTCAAGGGACAACTGCTGGGCTCGGTCAGTTCTGCCTGCGTCGCCCACGCACACTGCCCAGTGCTGGTGGTTCATGCCGCGGAAAAGGGCCAACACGACGGCTCACAGCCCTCCCCTCCAGTCCGCAAAACCAAGGATCTGGCATCATGA
- a CDS encoding pyridoxamine 5'-phosphate oxidase family protein has translation MESDERPGAVLSDEQSWKVLKRCQHGRLAVCALGKPDIYPINFLAHAGVLLMRTNPGTKLAELTVNERVAFEVDEVIDEEAWSVVVVGTARVIESQSEIDEADKLPLKPWIPTRKYTYVEITPTVIHGRHFELGDEPERY, from the coding sequence ATGGAAAGTGATGAACGTCCTGGAGCGGTACTGTCCGACGAACAGTCGTGGAAGGTACTCAAGCGATGCCAACACGGCCGCCTGGCCGTTTGCGCTTTGGGTAAGCCCGACATCTACCCCATAAATTTCCTCGCGCACGCCGGGGTATTGCTGATGCGAACAAATCCAGGAACTAAGCTCGCCGAACTGACGGTGAACGAAAGAGTCGCCTTTGAAGTGGACGAAGTGATCGACGAGGAGGCTTGGAGTGTGGTGGTGGTGGGAACCGCCAGAGTCATCGAGTCACAGTCTGAGATCGATGAGGCTGACAAGCTCCCGCTCAAACCCTGGATTCCGACGCGCAAGTACACATATGTGGAGATCACTCCGACCGTCATTCACGGCCGCCATTTTGAACTGGGAGACGAACCGGAGCGGTACTGA
- a CDS encoding SHOCT domain-containing protein, with protein sequence MMWGYGNMGWIWLWGFLMLAGTAVLVLLAVRMFGSGNGYGQSGRQGPGGPPPGRSRARQILDERFAKGELTAEQYRAQLRVLGEGP encoded by the coding sequence ATGATGTGGGGTTACGGGAACATGGGCTGGATATGGCTCTGGGGTTTTCTCATGCTCGCGGGGACCGCGGTATTGGTTCTGCTTGCCGTCCGGATGTTTGGCAGCGGTAACGGATATGGCCAGAGCGGCCGGCAGGGGCCGGGCGGGCCCCCACCGGGAAGGAGCAGGGCGCGCCAGATCCTGGATGAACGCTTCGCGAAGGGAGAGCTGACCGCGGAGCAGTACCGCGCCCAGCTCCGGGTGCTGGGTGAGGGGCCGTAG
- a CDS encoding pyridoxamine 5'-phosphate oxidase family protein, with amino-acid sequence MTDKKIVPEPEILDPDDCWRLLGQTPVGRLAVIVDGHPDVFPVNFTIDNRTLVFRTGSGTKQQAIEADAVVALEADAVSAEFGLAWSVVVKGRAEETTPTGPAMDEIRRALFPWQGVGQDHLIRIVPQSVTGRRFSVTTSMLWRTSVDEATRAGLE; translated from the coding sequence ATGACCGACAAGAAGATAGTGCCTGAGCCAGAGATTCTCGATCCGGACGATTGTTGGAGGCTGCTGGGACAAACGCCCGTGGGACGGCTCGCGGTCATCGTCGATGGCCATCCCGACGTCTTCCCGGTGAACTTCACGATCGACAACCGGACACTCGTCTTCCGCACGGGCAGCGGAACAAAGCAGCAGGCGATTGAAGCCGACGCCGTCGTTGCTTTGGAGGCGGACGCGGTGAGCGCCGAATTCGGCTTGGCCTGGAGCGTTGTGGTCAAAGGTCGGGCTGAGGAGACAACGCCCACTGGTCCGGCCATGGACGAAATCCGCCGCGCACTTTTCCCCTGGCAGGGGGTTGGACAAGACCATCTGATCCGGATCGTTCCCCAATCGGTAACAGGCAGGCGCTTCAGCGTCACCACGTCCATGTTGTGGCGCACGTCCGTGGACGAGGCCACCCGCGCGGGACTTGAGTAA
- a CDS encoding pyridoxamine 5'-phosphate oxidase family protein, giving the protein MTVGETVVIRTAPGTRLRALLSGVVVAFETDGLNAYATDVWSVVSRKCLGR; this is encoded by the coding sequence ATGACCGTCGGGGAAACGGTGGTTATCCGCACGGCGCCCGGAACGAGACTTCGTGCCCTGCTCAGCGGCGTCGTGGTGGCCTTTGAGACAGACGGGCTGAACGCTTACGCCACAGACGTGTGGAGCGTTGTGTCAAGGAAATGCCTGGGTCGTTGA
- a CDS encoding universal stress protein, with amino-acid sequence MPSPDRVVVGYDGSVEAALAVRWAARHAALMDCELHVVHCSLWPLLTNDLGPVKGISGSGLQHQAQAILDEGQAEALSVAPRVRIRSSLLYGLPAVHLRRIADNARMLVLGSRGIGGFMGLLVGSVSLELAATASCPVAVIRFDQNPEGRIVVGIDSSGSAGALRIACAMASATGADLMIIHVIRPHDGMANAGGGGQKSASRLLQMAAHDARALAPDVTVNQHLAQDASVPRALLNAARGAALIVVGSKGRGLLRGTIGSTAHAVLHHTTGPVLISRPMEPGRTAGNVTT; translated from the coding sequence ATGCCCTCCCCTGACCGCGTGGTGGTTGGCTACGACGGGTCAGTTGAAGCGGCCTTGGCTGTGCGCTGGGCTGCCCGGCACGCAGCGCTCATGGACTGTGAGCTGCACGTGGTCCACTGCTCGCTCTGGCCGTTGCTGACCAACGACCTTGGACCCGTCAAAGGCATATCCGGCAGCGGGCTGCAACATCAGGCGCAGGCCATCCTTGATGAGGGGCAAGCTGAGGCGCTGTCCGTGGCGCCCCGGGTCAGGATCCGGAGCAGCCTCCTGTACGGACTCCCCGCGGTCCATCTTCGTCGAATCGCGGATAATGCGCGGATGCTGGTTCTTGGCAGCCGCGGGATCGGTGGCTTTATGGGACTTCTGGTGGGATCAGTAAGTCTGGAACTCGCGGCGACGGCGTCCTGTCCCGTTGCGGTCATCCGGTTCGATCAGAACCCGGAAGGGCGCATCGTGGTGGGAATTGACTCTTCCGGCTCGGCGGGCGCCCTGCGTATTGCCTGTGCCATGGCCAGTGCTACGGGAGCGGACCTGATGATCATCCACGTCATCCGGCCCCACGACGGCATGGCCAACGCTGGCGGAGGCGGCCAAAAATCGGCCAGTCGCCTCCTCCAGATGGCGGCTCACGACGCCCGAGCCCTGGCTCCGGACGTGACTGTCAACCAGCACCTGGCCCAGGATGCTTCCGTCCCGCGGGCACTCCTCAACGCCGCCCGCGGTGCCGCCCTCATCGTCGTCGGCAGCAAGGGCCGGGGACTCCTGAGAGGAACTATCGGGTCAACTGCCCATGCAGTCCTTCACCACACCACGGGACCTGTATTAATCTCCCGGCCCATGGAGCCCGGCAGGACCGCGGGCAATGTGACAACTTGA
- a CDS encoding glucose 1-dehydrogenase → MERVIDKVALISGGARGIGAAVASRLHGEGAKVVIGDVLDDEGKEAAERMGSGVLYVHLDVTSPKDWEAAVTTAVETFGGLHILVNNAGIVNFASIEDYTLEQWNTVIAVNLTGTFNGIKAAIPALKLSTGGAIINISSIAGMRGYEQIPGYTASKFGVRGLTKSAALDLGHHGIRVNSVHPGVISTPMTAGMTFDMSHVALNRIGHPGEVADLVLYLSSNESSFVTGAEFVIDGGDTAGTVTPREEG, encoded by the coding sequence ATGGAACGCGTCATTGACAAAGTAGCCCTGATCAGCGGGGGCGCACGCGGCATCGGCGCCGCTGTGGCCTCAAGGTTGCACGGTGAAGGCGCGAAGGTCGTTATAGGCGACGTTCTGGACGACGAGGGAAAGGAAGCCGCGGAGCGGATGGGCTCGGGCGTCCTCTACGTTCACCTCGATGTGACCAGTCCGAAGGACTGGGAGGCCGCAGTTACGACCGCCGTCGAGACGTTCGGAGGTCTTCACATTCTGGTGAACAATGCAGGCATCGTGAACTTCGCCTCGATTGAGGACTACACCCTGGAGCAATGGAACACCGTCATCGCCGTCAACCTGACCGGCACCTTCAACGGGATCAAGGCGGCCATACCGGCACTTAAGCTGTCCACGGGTGGGGCCATTATCAACATTTCCTCGATTGCCGGCATGCGGGGATATGAGCAGATCCCGGGATACACGGCCTCGAAGTTCGGCGTGCGCGGACTCACGAAGAGTGCTGCGCTCGACTTGGGGCACCACGGCATCAGGGTGAACTCAGTCCATCCCGGTGTTATCTCCACTCCGATGACGGCCGGCATGACGTTTGACATGAGCCATGTAGCGCTTAACCGAATAGGCCATCCCGGGGAAGTTGCGGACCTCGTCCTTTACTTGTCCTCGAACGAATCGTCGTTCGTTACCGGAGCCGAATTCGTCATCGACGGTGGTGACACAGCAGGGACGGTAACCCCGCGCGAGGAAGGCTAG